In a genomic window of Fusarium verticillioides 7600 chromosome 11, whole genome shotgun sequence:
- a CDS encoding chitin synthase, with amino-acid sequence MGFNPPGQGNGPNYDAPREMQDLPAGQAYHFRESDETAAARVSPVSNPYEPDYDQLSPPPPLGAQRPVPEQNDSSRDLLHSSYQGSPGHSSFDGHSFGHNSYGPGAFGHYPADQHGRMPGSPGYEYPEPEYDVEASRLAESRLSVMHRAPTMQDWGQNGEALSVPDFAHGRPDSTYQEFDVDESWMMRQQQNQLAGGLGRSKTRKVKLVQGSVLSIDYPVPSAIKNAVEPRYRTGPGSMEEEFTKMRYTAATCDPNDFTLRNGFNLRPKMYNRHTELLIAITYYNEDKVLLARTLHGTMQNIRDIVNLKRSKFWNKGGPAWQKIVVCLVFDGIDKVDKNVFDVLATVGIYQDGVLKKDVNGKETVAHIFEYTSQVSVTPDQQLVRPDPDKPHRNLPPVQFIFCLKQKNSKKINSHRWLFNAFGRILNPEVAILIDAGTKPGPRALLSLWEGFYNDRDLGGACGEIHVMLGKGGKMLLNPLVAVQNFEYKISNVLDKPLESAFGYVSVLPGAFSAYRFRAIMGRPLEQYFHGDHTLSKSLGKKGIDGMNIFKKNMFLAEDRILCFELVAKASQKWHLSYIKASKGETDVPEGAAEFIGQRRRWLNGSFAMSLYSLMHFGRMYGSGHNLIRLFFLHIQFVYNLVNVTFSWFSLASFYLTTTIIMKLVGTPQVLSGYHGWPFGDTATPIVNVLVKYIYIAFLVLQFVLALGNRPKGAQYTYVLSFMVFGLIQLYLLVLTGYLVYRAFTGTPIEEQISFASGKAFFDSFFGGDTGVAGLIIIALFTIYGLNYIASFLYLDPWHMFHSFPQYLVLMSTYINILMVYAFNNWHDVSWGTKGSDTAEALPSAMIVKDEKGKEAVVEEIEQEQEDIDSKFEKVVWRALAPMSEMAEEKPEKKDVEDSYKSFRTGLVILWLLCNIVLIVVVTTDDFITLGVSKASDVRTPTYFRVLLYSTAVLSIVRFFGFLWFIGRTGIMCCFARR; translated from the exons ATGGGTTTTAATCCGCCAGGCCAAGGTAATGGCCCAAACTATGATGCGCCACGGGAAATGCAAGATTTACCAGCTGGCCAAGCT TACCACTTCCGCGAATCTGACGAGACAGCCGCCGCTCGCGTTTCTCCTGTGAGCAATCCTTACGAACCAGACTACGATCAATTGTCCCCCCCTCCTCCGCTGGGCGCACAACGACCCGTCCCAGAGCAGAACGACTCGAGCCGCGACCTCCTACACAGTTCATACCAAGGGAGCCCAGGCCACAGCAGCTTTGATGGCCACAGTTTCGGCCACAACAGCTATGGACCTGGTGCTTTTGGGCATTACCCTGCTGATCAGCACGGTCGCATGCCTGGGTCTCCCGGCTACGAATACCCAGAGCCTGAGTACGATGTCGAAGCTTCACGTTTGGCAGAGTCTCGTCTCTCCGTCATGCACCGCGCACCTACGATGCAAGATTGGGGCCAAAATGGCGAGGCTCTGTCTGTTCCAGACTTTGCCCACGGGCGCCCCGACTCAACGTACCAGGAATTCGATGTCGACGAGAGCTGGATGATGCGACAGCAGCAGAACCAGCTTGCAGGTGGTCTCGGTCGCTCAAAGACccgcaaggtcaagcttgtcCAGGGCTCCGTCCTCAGCATCGACTACCCCGTGCCCAGCGCCATCAAAAACGCCGTCGAACCGCGATACCGAACCGGCCCCGGAagcatggaggaggagttcaCAAAGATGCGCTACACAGCTGCTACATGCGACCCCAACGACTTCACCCTGCGAAACGGCTTTAACCTCCGGCCCAAGATGTACAACCGTCATACAGAGCTgctcatcgccatcacctATTACAACGAGGACAAGGTGCTACTTGCGCGCACCCTCCACGGAACGATGCAGAACATTCGGGACATTGTGAACCTCAAGCGCTCCAAGTTCTGGAACAAGGGAGGCCCCGCGTGGCAGAAGATCGTCGTTTGTCTCGTCTTTGACGGTATTGACAAGGTCGACAAGAACGTTTTCGACGTGCTCGCGACAGTCGGTATCTATCAGGATGGCGTTCTCAAAAAGGACGTCAACGGCAAAGAAACCGTCGCCCATATTTTCGAGTACACCAGTCAAGTCTCTGTAACACCCGATCAACAGCTTGTCCGTCCCGATCCCGACAAGCCTCATCGCAATCTCCCTCCCGTCCAATTTATCTTCTGTctcaagcagaagaacagcaagaagatcaactCGCATCGCTGGCTCTTCAATGCCTTTGGCCGCATTCTTAACCCGGAGGtcgccatcctcattgaTGCCGGAACGAAGCCCGGCCCGCGCGCCCTCTTGTCCCTCTGGGAGGGCTTCTACAACGATCGTGATCTCGGCGGCGCCTGTGGAGAGATCCACGTCATGCTTGGCAAGGGTGGAaagatgcttctcaatcCGCTCGTCGCGGTGCAGAACTTCGAGTACAAGATCTCCAACGTCCTCGATAAACCTCTCGAAAGTGCCTTTGGATACGTTAGTGTTTTGCCTGGTGCCTTCTCGGCGTATCGCTTCCGCGCTATCATGGGTAGACCTCTGGAGCAGTACTTTCACGGCGACCATACGCTCTCCAAGTCATTGGGCAAGAAGGGTATTGACGGCATGAACATCTTCAAAAAGAACATGTTCCTTGCCGAGGATCGAATTCTCTGCTTCGAGTTAGTCGCAAAGGCCAGTCAAAAGTGGCATCTCAGCTACATCAAGGCCTCCAAGGGCGAGACTGATGTTCCCGAAGGCGCTGCTGAGTTTATCGGCCAGCGACGTCGATGGCTCAACGGATCTTTCGCCATGTCGCTCTATTCCCTCATGCACTTTGGCCGAATGTATGGCTCAGGGCATAACCTCATTCGTCTCTTTTTCTTGCATATCCAGTTCGTGTATAACTTGGTCAACGTCACGTTTTCCTGGTTCTCGCTCGCGTCTTTCTacctcaccaccaccatcatcatgaagcttgTCGGAACGCCTCAGGTTCTCTCGGGATACCATGGTTGGCCATTTGGCGATACAGCCACGCCGATTGTCAACGTCTTGGTCAAATACATATACATCgccttcctcgtcctccAATTCGTTCTCGCTCTCGGAAACAGGCCTAAAGGCGCGCAATATACTTACGTCCTCTCGTTCATGGTCTTTGGCCTTATCCAGCTGTATCTTCTCGTCTTGACCGGTTATCTTGTGTACCGCGCATTCACTGGAACACCCATCGAGGAGCAGATCTCCTTCGCGTCCGGCAAAGCCTTCTTCGATAGTTTCTTCGGGGGCGATACTGGAGTCGCGGGCCTGATCATTATTGCCCTCTTCACCATTTACGGTCTCAATTACATCGCGTCCTTCCTATACCTCGACCCGTGGCACATGTTCCACTCGTTCCCTCAGTATCTCGTTCTCATGTCGACTTATATCAACATCCTGATGGTCTACGCCTTCAACAACTGGCACGACGTGTCGTGGGGAACAAAGGGCTCTGACACTGCCGAAGCCCTGCCTTCAGCCATGATTGTCAAGGACgagaaaggcaaggaagCCGTGGTTGAAGAAAttgaacaggaacaggaggatATCGACAGCAAGTTCGAGAAGGTCGTCTGGCGAGCTCTCGCACCCATGAGCGAAATGGCAGAGGAAAagcccgagaagaaggacgtCGAAGATTCATACAAGTCTTTCCGAACTGGTCTTGTTAttctctggcttctctgCAACATTGTTCTCATTGTCGTAGTTACAACAGACGATTTCATCACACTCGGCGTCTCG AAAGCATCAGACGTCCGTACGCCTACATATTTCCGTGTTCTTCTTTACTCAACAGCTGTGCTGTCTATTGTTCGCTTCTTCGGCTTCCTCTGGTTCATTGGACGAACCGGCATCATGTGCTGCTTTGCCAGGCGATAA
- a CDS encoding cytochrome P450 oxidoreductase, which translates to MAQSFLKRYFGLGGSAAPAPSPVTEKSAVRALPASWYTSVEMYELEKRAIFSKKWLLTTHQARLPNAGDWLKYEMANFEFVIARDEDGNINAFHNITRFGTFPIVAPEQGDHGDASTGFDQKQNGLLPIHVKVDARGFIWINMDGAKTPEVAWEDDFDSLDTHERFSYYNFDDYQFDHVWQMEGDYNWKILADNYNECYHCKVAHPDIPTIADLNSYWVETQKSYIQHFGAQRQDQIDRGFRIAVTYYLPNASTNISPHFFMIQRFVPLSPSRSIMRYEFFRNKNSSDEDFNLITELYKRVMSEDKYLCANAQKNVNAGVFINGEMHPEMEQGPLFFQQSIREQLQNHHKKEQEVGHEIWPAKQEAPQTTINTKATSSANYSSGIDIRPAHKAIVV; encoded by the coding sequence atggcccAGTCATTCTTGAAACGATACTTTGGCCTCGGCGGCTCTGCTGCTCCCGCTCCCAGCCCTGTCACTGAGAAGAGCGCCGTTCGTGCTCTTCCCGCTTCATGGTACACCTCAGTCGAGATGtacgagcttgagaagcgcgccatcttctccaagaagtGGCTCCTCACCACTCACCAAGCCAGACTCCCCAACGCTGGTGACTGGCTCAAGTATGAGATGGCCAACTTCGAGTTTGTCATTGCTCGCGACGAGGATGGCAACATCAACGCTTTCCACAACATCACCCGCTTCGGTACCTTCCCCATTGTCGCTCCTGAGCAGGGTGACCACGGTGATGCCAGCACTGGCTTTGACCAGAAGCAGAATGGTCTTCTTCCCATCCACGTCAAGGTTGATGCTCGTGGCTTCATCTGGATCAACATGGACGGCGCCAAGACCCCCGAGGTCGCCTGggaggatgactttgacagcctcgacacACACGAGCGCTTCTCTTACTACAACTTTGACGACTACCAATTCGATCACGTTTGGCAAATGGAGGGCGACTACAACTGGAAGATCCTTGCCGACAACTACAACGAGTGCTACCACTGCAAGGTCGCTCACCCTGATATCCCCACCATCGCCGACCTCAACTCTTACTGGGTCGAGACACAGAAGTCTTACATCCAGCACTTCGGTGCCCAGCGACAGGACCAGATTGACCGTGGATTCCGCATCGCTGTCACATATTACCTTCCCAATGCCTCCACCAACATCTCTCCTCACTTCTTCATGATCCAGCGCTTTGTTCCTCTCAGCCCTTCGCGCTCCATCATGCGATACGAGTTCTTCCGCAACAAGAACTCCAGCGACGAggacttcaacctcatcactgAGCTCTACAAGCGTGTCATGTCTGAGGACAAGTACCTCTGCGCCAACGCCCAGAAGAATGTCAACGCTGGTGTCTTCATCAACGGTGAGATGCACCCCGAGATGGAGCAGggtcctctcttcttccagcagaGCATCCGAGAGCAGCTCCAGAACCACCACAAGAAGGAGCAAGAAGTCGGCCACGAGATCTGGCCCGCCAAGCAGGAGGCTCCCCAGACtaccatcaacaccaaggccacAAGCTCTGCCAACTACTCATCGGGCATTGACATCCGGCCAGCGCACAAGGCCATTGTTGTTTAG